DNA sequence from the Sulfurimonas sp. HSL3-7 genome:
CAAAGTTGATCACCTCGTTGCGGCGCGATTTCGGCAGAATAAAGTCAGGCGTTGCCTCATAAAAGTCCAGGAGCTTCTGCTCGTACGCGGAGAGTTTAAAGAAGTAGCTCTCCTCTTTGACCGTAGTAGTCGTACGGCCGCAATCAGGGCAGAACTCGCCGTCGATCAGCTGAGACTCCGGAAAGAAGGTCTCGCAGCTTACACAGTAGTTGCCCTCATACTCACCCTTGTAGATATCGCCTTTATCAAACATCTTTTTGAAAGCGTACTGCACGCCTTTTTTGTGGGCTTCATCCGTCGTACGGATAAACTGGTCGTACGAGATCTCAAACTCGTCCCAGAGGTTTTTGAACAGTGCCGATATCTCATCTGCAAACTGCTGCGTCGGCTTGCCGGCTTTGAGTGCCGACTCCTCTATCTTCTGGCCGTGTTCATCCGTGCCGGTCAAAAAGTATGTCTCTTCGCCTTTAAGACGAGAGTAGCGTGCCAGCATGTCGGTGATAAATGTAGTGTAGGCATGACCGATGTGGGCTTCGCCGTTAACATAGTAGATCGGGGTCGTGTAATAATTGCTCATAAGTTCTCTCAATAGTAAAATTCAAAAGCGCAAAGCGCCTGGGCTCCACGCCGAATGTAAATCGGCGTCAGCGTAAACAAGGGATGGAACACCCCTTGTGTTTTAAAATTCAAAGCCGCCGGTCTCGCCTTTGGACATCGAGTCATAGACAGCTTGCACGTATGCCTGGCGTATTTCACAGCCTATATAAAACGCACACAAACTACAGCTTTTGACATTCTTTTCTTCCTGGCATGCTTTGACTCTCACGATCTCTTCGTCAAGTCGCTGTTCGAAAATATCAGTTTCCAGCGTAGACATCTTTGACTCTGGCGATCTCATATTTCGAACCGAAGAAACATGGCGTCGTATCATGGATATGTTTGGCTTCCATCGTCAGAAGATCGTTTTTCCCATCCGTCTGATCCCCGCCGGCTGTTTTGAAGATGAACGCAAAAGGAAGCGCTTCATAAAGCATGCGGAGCTTGCCTTCCGGTTTATCGGAAGTAGAAGGGTACGAAAAGAGCCCGCCGCCTTTAAGCAGGATCTGATGCAGGTCAGGCACCATCCCACCCGAATAACGGAGACGGTAACCCTCCTGAAAGAGCCCGTCTACCATCGCTTTGTGGTACGGCGGCCAGTTTTGCTGCGTTCCTCCCGGTGCGTTGAGTTTACCTTTCTCTTTAAGCACGATGTTTTTGACAAAGACAAAGACACCGTCCTGAAGCAGGTAGAACTTCACTTCGCCGTCGTGAGCAAAGACGAGTTCGGTACGCGGGCCGTAAACGACGTAGCAGGCAGCAACAAGGTTTTTCACGGAGAACGAACCGTCATAAATGCCGAAGATCGAACCTACACTCAGGTTCACATCGATCAAAGAGGAGCCGTCAAGCGGGTCAAAGGCGACAAAGTATTTTGCATCTTTATTCATTACGAGGGAGTGTTCCTGCTCCTCGCTGACGATGGTGTTGATGGTCTCTGCTTTGGTAAACTCCTCTTCAACCACCAGGTCACATTTGATGTCGAGCTGCAGCTGGGTATCACCCGTCGAGTTCATCTGCTGTGAATACTCAATATCTTTGGTATCTATCTCATGTTTTATACGTATTGCCGCACGTTCTATTGCACTTAATATCTCTTTCATCTACACTGCCTTTGCATTATCTAATATCCACGCTATCACGTCGTCTTCGCTGTTGAGATCCAGGACAGGTACGCCTTTGGGCAAAGCGTAGCTGTTAAGATCAATGCTCTCATCGATCGCAAGGGCGTTCATATAGGGAAAGTACTCCTCATCGATCTTGTCGCGGAAGATACTGATACGCGGAAGCGGGAGGGTTTTCAGACCCTCGACCAGAAGAATATCAAAATCGCCCAGCATCGCAATGATCTCGTCGAGCTCTTTATGACGCTGGGAGAACATCGTCGTTCTTGTCGGTGAGGTCACCACCACTTCGGCACCGGTCTCCGAAAACTTGTGCGAATCTTTGCCCGGAACATCAAAATGCGCCTTGTCTTTGGGATCATTCTTTATGATCGCCACCTCTTTTGCATGCTCATTGATCAACTTTTTCGCCACTTTAATGATCAACGTAGTCTTACCGCTGTTCGAAGGGCCCGTAAAAGCGACTGCTAAACGTTTTCGCACATCTACATCCATCTACAGGGCACTTCCAAGCACCCATACGGGTTTTCAGAGCTGCCCTTTAATTTTAAGAGATTATAGACGAATGTCATTAAAAAACTGTTGAATTGGCGGCTCGAGGCATTTTCAACACGGCAAAACTGAAACAAGAGAACGGCATCTTTACTCCGGATATGTACCGTTGTGTATTCTAAAACGGGGTATGTTAAGACCGAAAAAGCGAGTTTCATACTGAATAGGTTATACTTTTGTCATCAATACAAGCGCGCCGCCAAGAATCCTCTATAGAGTCCATACTGGAACGTTGGCAGTGTCCATAAATCAGGTTATTTTTTGAGACAGTTCACAACTCTTTTTACTATTTCACTCATCCTCTTCAGCGGGTGCAGCAGCACATCCGAGCGTTACACGCCTTCAACTTCAGAAGAGAAAGTCATGACCAGCTATAAAAATGTGCGGCTGCTTCGCGACAACAGGAGTCAGACCGTTCTCTCAGCGGTCTTTCTCAATCAGGTCTATCCGAAATACGCAGACGGTTCTGCCCATTTTGTGATCGGTTTTTACACCCGTGATAAGAACAGCGCGCTCTGTTTTGACAAGAAAGACGTCTGCGCTGCCGGTGACTACACCCTGGTGCTAAACGGCGAAAATGCACTTTACTTTGAAGAGTTGGAGATGAACGATCCCTTGCGCGAACTGATGCCGGTCAACATCGGCTGGAACCGCTACTATTACGTGCGCTACAAACTGCCTAGCGCTTCGCCTGTTTTGGTGCTCGAAAGCGATCACACTGAGCGGGCTGCAATAACATATCAAAAAGAGCCACAATAGAGACCTTGTCGCCCAGTATCTTTTTATAAATCACATAGTTGCTCAACACTTTTTTACCGTATTCGCGGCTCTCAGAATTGGCCATCATCTCCATGCTCATAAAAGGTTCATATTTTTCATTTGCAAAACAGTTCTCTTTCGTGATGTAACGTTTTGTGAAACCGATGCCGCCGTTGTAGGCGTAAGCCATAAGTACCGGATGGTAAAGGCTTTTTTTAAGCCAGTTGATGTGCTTTTTGGCATAGGCGATGTTTTTCTCTGGATTGAACATCTCATCATAAGAGAGACGTTCGTCTTTGAAACTTTTATCAAGCGCTTTGACCAGAAACGGCATCATCTGCATCAACCCCAGGGCGTATGAACGAGAAAGTGCAGCCGGAATGAAGCGGCTCTCCTGGCGCATCAGGGCATAATAGATCGCCTTGTCGTCATTAGAGAGGTCCTGCATGTATCTGTTGTACGGCATAATAAATCCCATCTCTTTGTAATCGGTCGCTTTTTCATAGATAAAGGAGTAGAGCGGCATCATCTCATCGTTGGCATATTTGGCAGCAAGCTTTTTGAGGTCTTTTTTGGGTGTCTTTTTCACTTCTATAAGCAGCTCATTCCAGACAAAAGGGTCGGTCAGATCGGCTTTGGTCGTATTGTTCTCATGCGTCGGCAGATGGGTATAGAAGTTGGTGACCTCTACGCCCAGTTTCTCTTTGGCATAGAGGGAATACATATTGATGTCCACACTTTTACCCAGCTGCTCAAGGATCTTTCTGTCTTTGGTGACGAGGTACTGCCAAAAGAGCGCTTTGTCTTTGTGCGAACGGTAGTAGGCCAGTTCATGGACCTTTTTAAGATGCGCCAGAGCGTTCTGCTTCTGTTCATGTTCGAGCGCATTCATTGCCAGGTAAAAGTGCGCTTCTGAACTCATCTTCGTATCGGCACCGACCTTCAAGAGCTCTTCTTGCAGTTTTGCGTAACGGCTGTCCGTCACCACTAAAACCACGAAACGCTCAAACCCCCAATGTTTCGGAATCTCCTGCAGGTAGGAAGAGGGGAGCGGCCGATTGAGGTAAGTTTCCCTGAAATTCATGCCGCCGCTTAAAAAGAGATACATAAAGGTGGAAGGTTTATACTTTCTAAGATCCGTTATACGCTTGGTCTGCAGCAGATCGTCCATCATCTCTATCCACGTATAGGTCCGATTCTCATCGAGCAGACGGGCCAGACGATTACGCTCCTCTTCACGCATCGCAAATGCTTTGCTCGGAGAGAACGCCATTTTTACGCACGAGATATCATTACTTTTTGACAGTTCCTGCGTCGACATTGAGAGGCACTCTGCCGTATAGATGACCTCTTCGCGATCTGATTTTTTGGCGTAGGCTTTAAAAAGACGGGTATCAACGTCTCTGAACTGATAAAAAGCCTCGTCTGCCTCTGCAGGGGTGATGTCCTGATGCAAAAATCGCCATATCATAAAGTTTTTGGCCAAAGAAGGCGGCTTGTCATGAATGGCATCGAGCGTCACTTCTGCAAAGAGAGAAAGATTTAAAAGAAGCAGAAGAGAAAAAAAACGCATCAGATCGAGGAGGCCAGGGCATTGAGCAGATTGATCAAAATGATATCGATCACCTGCAGTCCGATAATAATGATCAGCGGCGCAAAATCGATGCCGTTGAAGGTCGTCGGCATCAAACGGCGGACCAGATCATAAGCCGGCTGCGTGATCCGTGTCAAAAACTGCACAATAGGATTGTACGGGTCAGGTCGTACCCACGAAAGCAGTGCCGCGATAATAATGACCCAGATATAGATCGTCAGCAGCGAGTGGATAATACCGCCGATACCCATGATAATACTGGCCAGCGTACTCATTTTACGATCTCCCCAAGGAAGTCTTTGAGATAGACATACAGGTCAGCGACCTCCGGACCGTGTTCGGCACCGCTTAAAAGCAGTCGAAGTGGTTTAAAGAAGTTTTTGCCCTTGAGGCCGCTCTCTTGCATCAAGTGCTTTTTAAAATCGTCAAAGCTCTCGAAGTACGGTGCATCGAGAATGACTTTGCGCAAGATCTCCGCCTGTTCCGTAAACTCTTCAGGAATCGACTTCTCTGCGAAAATCGCCTCGATCTTAGGACGAAGTTCTTTTAGCGTGCGTGCCTCTTCAAGGAAGATCTTTGCCACTTCACCGATGGCTTCATCAGCAAAACCGACATAGCGTGAAAGCTCTTTTGCATCCAGCATGCGCAGATGCTGACCGTTGATGAACTTGAGCTTGTCCATATCAAAACGGGCAGGGGCTTTGGAAATACTTGAGAGGTCGAACCAAGCCAGTGACTCTTTAAGCGTAAAGATCTCCTGCGGTGTCTTATTGCCGAGATGGATCAGGTAGTTGGCAATAGCGGACGGCAGGTAGCCCTCTTTAAGCAGCCACTTCACCGATGAGGCGTCATCGCGTTTGCTCATCTTTTTGCCTTCATCGTTCAAGATAATTGGAAGGTGGGCATATTCCATCTTTTTCTCATAACCCAGCGCGTTGCGCACGGCTATCTGTTTTGGCGTGTTACTCATATGGTCTTCACCGCGAATGACCAGGGAGATGTCACCTAACATATCGTCTACGGCACAGGCAAAGTTATAGGTCGGGTACTTCTCGGCGCGCATGATGATAAACGCATCGATATCCTCGGGCGCAAAACTGATCTCGCCTTTGATCAGGTCGTTGACCACAACCGCTTCTTCAGGACGGCGTAGACGGATAGTAAAAGGGTTTTCATTGTCGATCACCAGTTCATGCGGCAGATGTGTACAGGCATCGTCATAACGGAAAGGTTTATGGGCTTTTTTGGCGACCTCACGTTTATGTTCTAGCTCTGCCGGGGTACAAAAGCAGTTAAAGGCATGTTTATCCTGCAGCAGCTGAATCGCCATCATACGGTGATAACGCAAGTGTTCACTCTGATGGATAACATTCGTGTATTCAATCCCGAAAAGTCCAAGGATATCAAGGATTTCTTTGTCTTTACCCTCAATATTACGCTCTTTGTCGGTATCTTCGATACGTACGAGCAGCTCTTCACCGCGCTGCTTTGCGACAATGTAATTGAAAAGAGCGACGCGCAGGTTTCCGATGTGCATATCACCGGTTGGACTAGGGGCAAAACGTAACATAAATTATCCTATTTTTTTAAGCAATTTTAGCGAAATATTCTTAACACATATGTATGTTGCACGCTTTAGCTTGCCAACCGTCCCTTTGGGGATTGTAAATTCTGGAGACATGTTAATACGATTGTGACGATCCATGATTAAGAGTATAAAAGGTTGGATAGAAGTGCTTAAGATGTCAAGGAATAGATAGCAGGATTATATTGTTTGAACAGCGTGTCGGTTGTAAAAACAAGGATGGTTTTTGATTTTGAAGATGGTGACTCCAAGGGGATTCGAACCCCTATGGCAAGGATGAAAACCTTGAATCCTAACCATTAGATGATGGAGCCATTTAGTAAGAATTGCTTCTTGGCCGGAAGTATACAGATCATATTCTTAAATAATGCTAAAAACGGATGCGCTTTCGCTAAAAAGTACTCGCCAATATTTTCTTACCAATAGATACAGCTGTATATGATCAAAAATAAAATGAATGGACCGGCTTAAAGTTTATATGATACAACAGATCATTATTGTCAATATGAAAGCGGAATGATTAGGGTTTAAAAAGGAAGAGAAGAAATGTTTTTGCAGCAGCTCTGCCGAAAGGGCAGAGCACATAAGTGACTATTCGTTATAAAAATCGCGCAGTGCACGAATAATAACGGCATTTTTCGAGATGCTTTCTGACTTTGCATTGGCATCTACAAGTTCATAAAGATCAAGCGGTAGCGAGATCGAGAAAGTTTTTGTCTCGACCTTTTTCTTTTTGGAGATCAACGCCGTCACATTGGTCAAAAGTTCGATTATCTTTTTCGTATCGATCGGTTTTTGAATAAAGCTGTTAACACCGATCTCGATAGTTTCAGAAATCTTCTGAATATCGTTCGATGCTGAGATCACGATAACGATCTGGTTCGGGTCGATCTCACGAATACGACGTGCAAGCTCGATACCATCCATCTCAGGCATGATGATATCGACAAATACGATATCAGGACGAGATTTTGTATACATTTCCAATGCTTCTTTACCGTTGAAGGCGGAACTAACTTCGGAAAAGAAGTTTTTGAACGTTGAGCTTAAAAGTTCATTTGCAACTTTTTCATCTTCGACAACCATCGCTGTCAGTTTTTTTGTCTGTTCAGTCAACTGAACCAAGTCTACATTTGCCATAAGTAACTCTCTTTAGTATATGTTTACATTCTGTTTTTTAACATTTCAGAACGATGGTATCTTTTAACATTGTTTTTTTACGTTGGAATTATAAAATGTTATTGTTATATTTAACTTTAAAATTTTTATTTAATTCATAATTTTGCTTAATTTAGTACAAAATGAAACTAAAAATACTTCTCTTTGCCTACCGTCATTCGTATCAATCATACTTTTTAAACTGTTCCAGCCACTCCAGATTATCTTTATTGACATTTTCTTTCTGTCGCAGCAGGGAGTCAATAATGTTTCTAAGCGTCTCCTCGTCCATAAACGCGAGAAGCGCGGGGTTGATAACAGTCGGGGGCGTCTCACCGTCATAGCTGTTGAGCAAGGTCTCAATATCTTTTATCAGTTCTTCTTTTGTACTCATCTATATAATTTCCTTTATCGGTCCGATGTAGCGTTGACGCGGACGTGCAATTTTCATCTCTTTATCGTGTTTCAACTCCATCCACTGCGTGATCCATCCTACCGTACGACCGATCACGAAGATGTTGGTAAACATATTTTTTGGAATCTTTAGGGCAGTCAGAATAAGGCCGGAATAAAAATCGATATTAGGATAGAGTTTGCGTTCTATAAAATAGCTGTCGTTAAGCGCCACTTCTTCGATTTTTTTGGCAATAGCCAGCAGTTCGCTGTCCACGCCCAGCTCATCTTTAAGCTCATCGAGCAGTGCCTTCAAGATACGGGCCCTCGGATCAAAGTTCTTGTAGACGCGGTGCCCAAAACCCATCAGCTTGAAGGGATCTTCCGGATCTTTGGCACGCTGTATAAAATCATCCACATTGTCCAGCGAGCCGATGAACTCCAACTGCGCGATGACCGACTCGTTGGCGCCGCCATGGGCACGTCCCCAGAGGGCATTGATACC
Encoded proteins:
- the mobB gene encoding molybdopterin-guanine dinucleotide biosynthesis protein B, whose protein sequence is MRKRLAVAFTGPSNSGKTTLIIKVAKKLINEHAKEVAIIKNDPKDKAHFDVPGKDSHKFSETGAEVVVTSPTRTTMFSQRHKELDEIIAMLGDFDILLVEGLKTLPLPRISIFRDKIDEEYFPYMNALAIDESIDLNSYALPKGVPVLDLNSEDDVIAWILDNAKAV
- the gltX gene encoding glutamate--tRNA ligase — translated: MLRFAPSPTGDMHIGNLRVALFNYIVAKQRGEELLVRIEDTDKERNIEGKDKEILDILGLFGIEYTNVIHQSEHLRYHRMMAIQLLQDKHAFNCFCTPAELEHKREVAKKAHKPFRYDDACTHLPHELVIDNENPFTIRLRRPEEAVVVNDLIKGEISFAPEDIDAFIIMRAEKYPTYNFACAVDDMLGDISLVIRGEDHMSNTPKQIAVRNALGYEKKMEYAHLPIILNDEGKKMSKRDDASSVKWLLKEGYLPSAIANYLIHLGNKTPQEIFTLKESLAWFDLSSISKAPARFDMDKLKFINGQHLRMLDAKELSRYVGFADEAIGEVAKIFLEEARTLKELRPKIEAIFAEKSIPEEFTEQAEILRKVILDAPYFESFDDFKKHLMQESGLKGKNFFKPLRLLLSGAEHGPEVADLYVYLKDFLGEIVK
- a CDS encoding YggT family protein — its product is MSTLASIIMGIGGIIHSLLTIYIWVIIIAALLSWVRPDPYNPIVQFLTRITQPAYDLVRRLMPTTFNGIDFAPLIIIIGLQVIDIILINLLNALASSI
- a CDS encoding lytic transglycosylase domain-containing protein, whose amino-acid sequence is MRFFSLLLLLNLSLFAEVTLDAIHDKPPSLAKNFMIWRFLHQDITPAEADEAFYQFRDVDTRLFKAYAKKSDREEVIYTAECLSMSTQELSKSNDISCVKMAFSPSKAFAMREEERNRLARLLDENRTYTWIEMMDDLLQTKRITDLRKYKPSTFMYLFLSGGMNFRETYLNRPLPSSYLQEIPKHWGFERFVVLVVTDSRYAKLQEELLKVGADTKMSSEAHFYLAMNALEHEQKQNALAHLKKVHELAYYRSHKDKALFWQYLVTKDRKILEQLGKSVDINMYSLYAKEKLGVEVTNFYTHLPTHENNTTKADLTDPFVWNELLIEVKKTPKKDLKKLAAKYANDEMMPLYSFIYEKATDYKEMGFIMPYNRYMQDLSNDDKAIYYALMRQESRFIPAALSRSYALGLMQMMPFLVKALDKSFKDERLSYDEMFNPEKNIAYAKKHINWLKKSLYHPVLMAYAYNGGIGFTKRYITKENCFANEKYEPFMSMEMMANSESREYGKKVLSNYVIYKKILGDKVSIVALFDMLLQPAQCDRFRAPKQAKR
- a CDS encoding response regulator — protein: MANVDLVQLTEQTKKLTAMVVEDEKVANELLSSTFKNFFSEVSSAFNGKEALEMYTKSRPDIVFVDIIMPEMDGIELARRIREIDPNQIVIVISASNDIQKISETIEIGVNSFIQKPIDTKKIIELLTNVTALISKKKKVETKTFSISLPLDLYELVDANAKSESISKNAVIIRALRDFYNE
- a CDS encoding class 1 fructose-bisphosphatase, whose translation is MKEILSAIERAAIRIKHEIDTKDIEYSQQMNSTGDTQLQLDIKCDLVVEEEFTKAETINTIVSEEQEHSLVMNKDAKYFVAFDPLDGSSLIDVNLSVGSIFGIYDGSFSVKNLVAACYVVYGPRTELVFAHDGEVKFYLLQDGVFVFVKNIVLKEKGKLNAPGGTQQNWPPYHKAMVDGLFQEGYRLRYSGGMVPDLHQILLKGGGLFSYPSTSDKPEGKLRMLYEALPFAFIFKTAGGDQTDGKNDLLTMEAKHIHDTTPCFFGSKYEIARVKDVYAGN